A DNA window from Sphingopyxis sp. CCNWLW2 contains the following coding sequences:
- a CDS encoding P-loop NTPase — MIQLNAADEQLLLNALKDGNIVLALGAGASATSLNSQGEKVRQGKALAELLTTKVGLPYAGEELPEVLPGIVGPRISQKQFEDILRLEYTKIQPSDEIQNLLKYTWRRIYTWNIDDSINNVKSSSQIRKYFNGLADKVSVHDGHDYLQIINLHGDASKPEHGFIFSPADYNRRINKNEHDWYRELSSDYISYTPIFIGSRLNEPILSAELDRARPSPEAGLGMAFLVTPDNFTEIQLASFNAKNIVIIQATLKDFVEWISEKLGSHLTPPEVAKRSNAFVERLLAVSKAISRAEIEAAEYVVPRSWTLAKKDADDQPQPTLRRMARRYLEGAPPSWLLAATTVPVWLQRSESLYKSMTDAFRDRERCFIAHGQSGSGKTTAILQSLLKYSRENEKSYIYELKGNVPSLRSSLSLISRLHEDEHVVLYIPDAFIFGDGFAEDIMSISPGRITVVTSARSGEWRDHIQRRIGSISKDFLYQRFGEQDHQPLIQRLIEYVPAPAFIKLTAEEKINKLKTSQSQLLIALKETTSSENFTKVITNEFLTLPDDDCRTLAIIAGVATLARSGIQESHAREAYTRLAKKRDFKSACGALEGIVTTDSNGRLWARHELYVRHLIENVADFSNIVDIIIEILRNFTKYRIPIVKTVGRLDAVLFKFLLNHNLNADLAKRRHGKLEGRRIYETFEVEFQLDGHFWLQYGQYLVTIGEEEEALSVLGKSIDAYSNNPYAVHAFADLQLRVAAKRPHYDSETAKLIGDAVKTLTEQHGYLSWDSDQYPIVTLAEKHINALIRHKKDPEARQAANLYFEDIQRMSQHNSARPLQIAKERLAHYVTTGRWYSSALPNLAGSSTRLAPRKHQNRGRRPRGSGNR, encoded by the coding sequence GTGATTCAGCTTAATGCCGCCGATGAACAGTTGCTTTTGAATGCACTGAAGGATGGAAATATTGTACTTGCTCTTGGAGCAGGCGCTTCTGCCACTTCATTGAATTCGCAGGGAGAAAAGGTTCGTCAAGGCAAAGCGCTAGCGGAACTACTTACCACAAAAGTAGGGCTTCCCTATGCCGGCGAGGAGCTTCCAGAAGTTCTTCCTGGGATAGTGGGGCCACGGATAAGCCAAAAGCAGTTTGAAGACATACTTCGCTTAGAATACACGAAAATTCAGCCGTCTGACGAAATCCAGAATCTATTAAAATACACGTGGAGAAGAATATATACGTGGAATATTGACGACTCTATCAATAACGTAAAATCATCTTCACAAATAAGAAAATATTTTAACGGTTTGGCAGATAAAGTATCTGTTCATGACGGACATGACTACCTGCAAATCATAAACCTTCACGGCGACGCATCGAAACCTGAGCACGGATTCATTTTTAGTCCGGCCGACTACAACCGCCGAATAAACAAAAATGAGCATGATTGGTATAGAGAATTATCTTCTGACTATATCTCATACACCCCCATTTTTATCGGAAGCCGCCTGAACGAGCCAATCTTGTCCGCAGAGCTAGATAGAGCGCGCCCATCACCTGAAGCCGGCTTGGGAATGGCCTTTCTTGTGACGCCCGACAACTTCACCGAGATTCAACTTGCGAGCTTCAATGCTAAAAATATCGTTATAATTCAAGCCACTCTTAAGGATTTCGTGGAATGGATAAGCGAAAAGCTTGGGAGTCATCTCACGCCTCCCGAAGTCGCCAAGCGATCAAACGCATTTGTGGAACGCTTACTTGCGGTATCCAAAGCCATTTCCAGAGCGGAGATTGAAGCGGCCGAATATGTTGTTCCCCGCTCTTGGACTCTAGCCAAGAAGGACGCAGACGACCAACCGCAACCAACTCTACGACGCATGGCGCGACGCTATCTAGAAGGCGCGCCGCCCTCTTGGCTTCTAGCTGCAACGACCGTGCCCGTTTGGCTTCAAAGATCTGAGAGCTTATACAAGTCGATGACTGACGCCTTTCGAGATCGAGAGCGTTGCTTTATCGCCCACGGCCAATCGGGCAGCGGAAAAACGACAGCGATCTTGCAATCTCTTCTAAAATACAGTCGAGAAAACGAAAAATCATATATCTACGAGCTAAAAGGCAACGTCCCCTCTCTCCGATCTTCACTATCTCTAATTTCTCGCCTTCACGAGGACGAACACGTAGTACTTTACATCCCCGATGCATTTATATTCGGCGATGGATTTGCCGAGGACATCATGAGCATAAGTCCTGGCCGCATTACAGTGGTAACTAGCGCCCGCAGTGGCGAATGGAGAGACCATATTCAAAGGCGGATTGGGAGTATCTCAAAAGACTTCCTATATCAAAGATTTGGCGAACAAGATCACCAACCACTCATTCAACGCCTAATTGAATATGTTCCTGCCCCAGCATTCATAAAGCTAACAGCCGAAGAAAAAATCAACAAGCTCAAGACATCACAAAGTCAGCTTCTCATCGCGCTCAAGGAAACAACGTCGTCCGAGAACTTCACCAAGGTAATCACCAATGAATTTCTCACGCTCCCAGACGATGATTGCCGCACCCTTGCAATTATCGCCGGCGTGGCCACGCTCGCCCGATCGGGCATCCAAGAAAGTCACGCCCGAGAAGCGTACACCCGCCTAGCGAAAAAGCGAGATTTCAAATCGGCTTGCGGTGCTCTGGAAGGAATCGTTACAACGGATTCCAATGGAAGATTGTGGGCTAGGCATGAACTTTACGTTCGGCACTTGATTGAGAATGTTGCAGATTTTTCTAACATAGTCGATATTATAATCGAAATATTGCGTAATTTTACTAAATACAGAATTCCGATCGTCAAGACGGTCGGCCGCCTCGATGCTGTTCTATTTAAGTTTCTCTTAAATCACAATCTCAATGCCGATCTGGCTAAAAGACGACATGGAAAGTTGGAAGGACGGCGAATATATGAAACCTTTGAAGTTGAATTTCAGTTAGATGGTCACTTTTGGCTCCAGTATGGACAATATTTGGTAACAATCGGAGAAGAGGAGGAGGCGCTATCTGTTCTAGGTAAATCTATTGATGCCTATTCCAATAACCCTTACGCCGTTCATGCTTTTGCTGACCTACAGCTAAGAGTGGCCGCAAAACGCCCTCATTATGATTCGGAAACGGCAAAATTGATTGGCGATGCTGTTAAAACCCTGACCGAGCAACATGGCTATCTGTCATGGGATTCTGACCAGTATCCAATAGTTACGCTAGCGGAGAAGCACATTAACGCGCTTATACGGCACAAGAAAGATCCTGAGGCGAGACAGGCTGCGAATCTATATTTTGAAGATATCCAGAGAATGAGTCAGCATAACTCCGCGAGACCGCTACAAATCGCGAAAGAGAGGTTAGCACATTATGTAACCACTGGCCGCTGGTACTCTAGCGCACTGCCAAACTTGGCTGGGTCTTCAACGCGCCTCGCTCCTCGAAAGCATCAAAACAGAGGGCGCCGTCCGCGGGGCTCCGGAAACAGATAA
- the leuA gene encoding 2-isopropylmalate synthase has product MTMLRDPSVKYSAFPQVPLSHREWPGRVTTKAPIWLSTDMRDGNQALIDPMDAEKKARFFDLLVRIGLKEIEVGFPSAGATEFDFISGLVKSGRIPDDVTPQVLTQSRADLIRTSFDSLAGAKTAIVHVYNAVAPAWRKIVFGMDQADIKQIAIDGAKQLRDNAARLPQTNWRFQYSPECFSTTEIDFSIEVCAAVMDILQPTTDNPIILNLPATVEASTANIYADQIEYFGKNLPNRNAAILSLHTHNDRGTGVAAAELGLLAGADRVEGCLFGNGERTGNTCLVTIALNMYTQGVDPQLDFSNIDEVIQTVEYCNRLPVHPRHPYGGELVYTAFSGSHQDAIKKGFAARERQNDERWEVPYLPIDPADLGRSYEAVIRVNSQSGKGGVAWVLEQDKGLKLPKKMQASFSHVVQALADETSRELGAEDIWGAFDHAYLVTEGKRFQLVDWSESHAGTDRIFAGKLTIDGTPRSVSGRGNGLMSSVIAALAESGGPIMDIVDYSEHAIGQGSNVQAAAYVECRTADGKSLFGCGLDTDVATASVRAILSAANGA; this is encoded by the coding sequence ATGACCATGCTCCGCGACCCCTCGGTCAAGTACAGCGCCTTTCCGCAGGTTCCCTTGAGCCACCGCGAATGGCCCGGCCGCGTCACCACCAAGGCGCCAATCTGGCTCTCCACCGACATGCGCGATGGCAATCAGGCGCTGATCGACCCGATGGATGCCGAGAAAAAGGCGCGCTTCTTCGACCTGCTCGTCCGCATCGGCCTGAAAGAGATCGAAGTCGGCTTCCCCAGCGCCGGCGCGACCGAGTTCGACTTCATCTCGGGCCTCGTCAAATCAGGCCGCATCCCCGACGACGTGACGCCGCAGGTGCTGACCCAGTCGCGCGCCGACCTCATCCGCACCAGCTTCGACAGCCTCGCGGGCGCGAAAACCGCGATCGTCCACGTCTATAACGCGGTCGCCCCCGCGTGGCGCAAGATCGTGTTCGGCATGGATCAGGCCGACATCAAACAGATCGCGATCGACGGCGCCAAGCAGCTCCGCGACAATGCCGCGCGCCTGCCGCAAACCAACTGGCGTTTCCAGTACAGCCCCGAATGCTTCTCGACGACCGAGATCGATTTCAGCATCGAGGTGTGCGCCGCGGTGATGGACATCCTCCAGCCCACCACCGACAACCCGATCATCCTCAACCTCCCCGCGACGGTCGAGGCCTCCACCGCGAACATCTACGCCGACCAGATCGAATATTTCGGCAAGAACCTCCCCAACCGCAACGCCGCGATCCTGTCCCTGCACACCCACAACGACCGCGGCACCGGCGTCGCGGCGGCCGAACTCGGCCTGCTCGCGGGCGCCGACCGCGTCGAGGGCTGCCTGTTCGGCAATGGCGAGCGCACCGGCAACACCTGCCTCGTCACCATCGCGCTCAACATGTACACGCAGGGCGTCGACCCGCAGCTCGACTTCTCGAACATCGACGAGGTCATCCAGACGGTCGAATATTGCAATCGCCTGCCCGTCCACCCGCGCCACCCCTATGGCGGCGAGCTCGTCTACACGGCGTTCTCGGGCAGCCATCAGGACGCGATCAAGAAAGGCTTCGCCGCGCGCGAACGCCAGAATGACGAGCGCTGGGAAGTCCCCTACCTCCCCATCGACCCTGCCGACCTCGGCCGCAGCTATGAAGCGGTGATCCGCGTCAACAGCCAGTCGGGCAAGGGCGGCGTCGCGTGGGTGCTCGAACAGGACAAGGGCCTGAAACTCCCCAAGAAAATGCAGGCGAGCTTCAGCCACGTCGTCCAGGCACTCGCCGACGAGACGAGCCGCGAACTCGGCGCCGAGGACATCTGGGGCGCCTTCGACCACGCCTATCTGGTCACCGAGGGCAAGCGCTTCCAGCTCGTCGACTGGTCGGAGAGCCATGCGGGCACCGACCGCATCTTCGCGGGCAAGCTCACCATCGACGGCACTCCGCGCAGCGTCAGCGGCCGCGGCAACGGCCTGATGAGCAGCGTCATCGCCGCGCTCGCCGAGTCAGGCGGCCCGATCATGGACATCGTCGACTATAGCGAGCACGCGATCGGCCAGGGCAGCAATGTGCAGGCCGCAGCTTACGTGGAGTGCCGCACCGCGGACGGGAAAAGCCTGTTCGGCTGCGGGCTGGATACGGACGTGGCGACGGCGAGTGTTCGGGCGATTTTGTCGGCGGCGAATGGGGCGTAA